From Crateriforma spongiae, a single genomic window includes:
- a CDS encoding DUF4314 domain-containing protein: protein MPELMAGQTFKRGDRVRLVLMTDDPDPIPAGTIGTVAGVYPQRGWLQLDVDWDSGRSLMLSIPPDVVERIEPNTNQTHEQRD from the coding sequence GTGCCGGAACTGATGGCCGGCCAGACCTTCAAACGCGGGGACCGGGTTCGTCTGGTTTTGATGACCGACGACCCCGACCCGATTCCCGCCGGCACCATCGGAACGGTCGCCGGCGTGTATCCACAACGCGGTTGGCTGCAACTCGATGTCGATTGGGACAGCGGCCGATCGCTGATGCTTTCCATCCCGCCCGATGTTGTCGAGCGGATTGAACCGAACACGAACCAAACTCACGAACAAAGAGACTGA
- a CDS encoding DUF2190 family protein translates to MSNAIIAPVGAIYVHEGVTIPIVTDVEIAAGDVVVLEKLVGVAKFGICAGARGSITLSGVFDVVKDPTTNIPAGTILYWSKISHHVIKNQYQHSMIGISVEDAPPSTPSVKVKLVQ, encoded by the coding sequence GTGAGCAACGCAATTATCGCACCCGTCGGGGCGATCTACGTCCACGAGGGCGTGACCATCCCGATCGTTACCGACGTTGAGATCGCTGCCGGCGATGTCGTTGTCCTCGAAAAGCTCGTCGGCGTCGCCAAGTTCGGCATCTGTGCCGGTGCACGCGGCAGCATCACGTTGTCGGGTGTCTTTGATGTCGTCAAAGACCCGACCACGAACATCCCCGCCGGCACGATTCTCTACTGGTCCAAGATCAGTCACCATGTCATCAAGAACCAATACCAACACTCGATGATTGGTATCTCGGTCGAGGACGCTCCGCCAAGTACGCCGAGCGTCAAAGTCAAACTCGTTCAATAG
- a CDS encoding winged helix-turn-helix domain-containing protein yields MKKADVKIGGEYFAKVTNKKVTVRIDAENPHGGWDATNLSTNKKVRIKTAGRLQGPSRSETPASETKRVLKKKPKTAETNAAGSEKKLSCVKAALRVLESADQPMNAKEMIEAMVEQNLWESPGGKTPHATLYSAILRDLKNGDESRFVKTERGRFTVRA; encoded by the coding sequence ATGAAAAAGGCAGACGTGAAAATTGGTGGCGAGTACTTCGCAAAGGTCACGAACAAAAAGGTGACCGTCCGTATCGACGCGGAAAACCCGCACGGCGGATGGGACGCGACGAATCTTTCCACGAACAAGAAGGTGCGAATCAAAACGGCCGGCCGGTTGCAGGGACCGTCACGCTCGGAAACGCCGGCGTCCGAAACGAAACGGGTGTTGAAGAAGAAGCCGAAGACCGCCGAGACCAACGCGGCCGGCAGCGAGAAGAAACTTTCCTGCGTCAAAGCGGCTTTGCGGGTTTTGGAATCGGCCGACCAACCGATGAACGCCAAGGAAATGATCGAAGCCATGGTTGAACAAAACCTCTGGGAAAGCCCCGGCGGAAAGACGCCGCACGCCACGCTCTATTCGGCGATCCTTCGCGATTTGAAGAACGGCGATGAAAGCCGCTTCGTCAAAACCGAACGCGGCCGATTCACGGTCCGGGCTTGA
- a CDS encoding DUF2190 family protein, whose protein sequence is MQAQFVHDGRQVDFTPDVDVPVGSIVIQGDLVGITRRDLPADTLGSIAVEGVFDIPKDPADVETYSAGQKIYATTDGIVTEVADGTFYFGKVVSDAEATDNFVRVRLSQ, encoded by the coding sequence ATGCAAGCACAATTCGTTCACGACGGTCGCCAAGTCGACTTCACCCCCGACGTTGACGTCCCCGTTGGTAGCATCGTCATTCAAGGTGACCTGGTCGGCATCACCCGCCGCGATCTTCCGGCCGACACTCTTGGCTCGATCGCCGTCGAAGGTGTCTTTGACATTCCCAAGGATCCTGCCGACGTGGAGACCTATTCCGCCGGCCAAAAGATCTACGCCACCACCGATGGCATTGTTACTGAGGTCGCTGATGGCACCTTCTATTTCGGCAAAGTCGTCTCCGATGCCGAGGCGACCGACAACTTCGTTCGCGTTCGTCTGAGCCAGTGA
- a CDS encoding phage portal protein, with amino-acid sequence MLKRLTGMIEHWRGDRVDCQNAEGRSPRQPRWPWLRGKYDAANTTLDNYKHWSRADGLSATSANSSEVRKTLRNRSRYEVANNSYARGITLTLANDVVGTGPRLQMLTADDAANRFVEAEFFAWCEAVGLAEKLRTMRLARVADGESFALLTDNEAIESRVKLDLRLIEADQVASPTLLNDTRRYIDGIRFDADGNPISYDVLKDRPGGDFFLANESYDTVPADSVLHYYRSDRPGQIRGIPDITPALPLFAQLRRFTLAVLSAAETAAEFAGILYTDAPANGEADSAEPFESIELEKRMLLTMPGGWKMSQMRSEQPSTTYAEFKKEILNEIARCLNMPFNVAAGNSSGYNYASGRLDHQTYFKSIRVEQSQLARVVLDRILNAWLREAILIEGYLPSSLRTLDSTFEHQWFWDGQEHVDPAKEANAQKIRLASHTTTLAIEFARQGRDWETELKQRAKEIALMRELGLSLDPEDETTSDPDVTEDHAEDPESQQPTA; translated from the coding sequence ATGCTGAAACGACTGACAGGGATGATCGAGCATTGGCGTGGCGATCGTGTGGATTGCCAAAACGCCGAAGGACGCTCGCCCCGGCAGCCCCGGTGGCCATGGCTTCGCGGAAAGTACGACGCAGCCAACACGACGCTTGATAACTACAAGCATTGGTCGCGAGCGGACGGTCTATCGGCGACATCGGCAAATTCGTCCGAAGTTCGAAAGACTCTGCGGAACCGTTCGCGATACGAGGTCGCCAACAACAGCTACGCCCGCGGCATCACACTGACGCTGGCGAACGACGTCGTTGGAACCGGCCCGCGGTTGCAAATGCTGACCGCGGACGACGCGGCGAACAGATTCGTTGAAGCGGAATTTTTCGCATGGTGTGAAGCGGTCGGACTTGCTGAAAAGCTGCGAACGATGCGTCTGGCGAGAGTCGCCGACGGTGAATCTTTCGCGTTGCTGACGGACAATGAGGCAATTGAATCGCGAGTCAAACTCGACCTGCGATTGATCGAAGCCGACCAAGTTGCCTCGCCAACATTGCTGAACGATACCCGTCGCTATATCGACGGTATCCGTTTCGATGCCGATGGAAACCCGATCAGCTATGACGTCCTGAAGGACCGCCCCGGCGGCGACTTCTTCCTCGCGAACGAATCCTACGACACTGTGCCGGCGGATTCCGTCCTGCACTACTACCGCAGCGATCGACCGGGCCAAATCCGAGGCATTCCCGACATCACGCCGGCGTTGCCACTCTTCGCACAACTACGCCGGTTCACGCTCGCGGTGCTATCGGCTGCCGAAACAGCCGCCGAGTTCGCCGGCATCCTTTACACCGATGCACCGGCCAACGGCGAAGCCGACTCGGCCGAACCGTTCGAGTCCATCGAACTTGAAAAGCGGATGCTTCTGACCATGCCCGGTGGTTGGAAGATGTCGCAGATGCGGTCCGAACAACCGTCGACGACCTACGCCGAGTTCAAGAAAGAAATTCTCAACGAGATCGCTCGTTGCTTGAACATGCCCTTCAATGTCGCCGCGGGGAATTCGTCGGGGTACAACTACGCATCCGGCCGGCTGGATCATCAAACGTATTTCAAATCCATTCGCGTCGAGCAGTCACAACTCGCCCGAGTTGTCCTCGATCGCATTCTGAACGCTTGGCTCCGCGAAGCCATTCTCATCGAGGGCTATCTGCCTTCATCGCTTCGCACGCTCGACTCGACCTTCGAGCATCAATGGTTCTGGGACGGACAAGAACACGTCGACCCGGCCAAAGAAGCCAACGCCCAAAAGATCCGTCTCGCCAGTCATACGACAACTCTGGCCATCGAATTTGCGCGGCAGGGGCGTGACTGGGAGACGGAACTTAAACAACGTGCCAAAGAAATCGCATTGATGCGTGAGCTCGGGTTGTCACTCGACCCCGAAGACGAAACCACCTCCGACCCCGATGTCACGGAAGACCATGCCGAAGACCCTGAAAGCCAGCAACCAACCGCTTGA
- a CDS encoding phage major capsid protein: MPKTLKASNQPLEAEAESVPSSLRIVCDDAATIKLEANESGEAETPSLRKFSMNAYTGGAMRLGGWPYPVVVDLAGMRVTRKSRPILKDHDRGSIVGHTDDITISDKSLQVAGVISGVGATAQEVIATSENGFPWQASLGASADKVVFIPEGKTAKANAREHKGPVYIARKSTLGEVSFVALGADDNTEARVAAGQVDGDDESIETEDQSETTDGLEPVNASLNMGTKPQIKTEPKSAVDQMRAEAAAESRRIAGIRKICDGNHPTIEADAIEHGWSTTKTELAVLRSERPKTPEPNQNTPRYTREVLEAAACLSVGIDEKQLLAGYGERTLDAAHPLRHIGLRELVAECARMEGIEVPRVFGDGTATIRAGFSSMSLPSIMENVMNKTLLAAYENTPIAAFDLCSVGTVTDFKEVARYRLLGTGGFEQVAPDGELKHGKLSEQKYSNKADTYGQILTLTRHDIINDDLSAFMDIPRQMGRSGAESIDDLFFTLLLKNAGFFSSANANFLQGADTKFGPDALTVAKTTFRKQKAGPGGKAKDQKPINIRPEYLVVPVELETEAELLMGSSQLMIDAQGSPTKIPVDNPHRNKYRIISTPHLSDSYYPGASASAWYLFANPRVLPAFEIVFLNGRRTPIIERVEMPPNTLGMGFRSYIDFGVNSQDHRAAVKVAGE; the protein is encoded by the coding sequence ATGCCGAAGACCCTGAAAGCCAGCAACCAACCGCTTGAAGCCGAAGCCGAATCGGTGCCCAGTTCGCTTCGCATCGTTTGCGATGACGCGGCGACGATCAAGCTCGAGGCGAACGAATCGGGCGAAGCCGAAACGCCATCGCTACGCAAGTTCTCGATGAACGCGTACACCGGCGGCGCGATGCGGCTTGGCGGATGGCCTTACCCGGTTGTCGTTGATCTGGCCGGCATGCGAGTCACCCGCAAGTCACGGCCGATCCTGAAAGACCACGACCGCGGCAGCATCGTTGGTCACACCGACGACATCACGATCAGTGATAAGTCACTGCAAGTCGCCGGCGTGATCTCCGGTGTCGGTGCAACCGCACAGGAAGTCATCGCGACCAGTGAAAACGGATTCCCGTGGCAGGCATCGCTCGGTGCCTCGGCCGACAAGGTTGTCTTCATTCCCGAAGGCAAGACGGCCAAGGCGAACGCTCGCGAACATAAAGGCCCCGTTTACATCGCTCGCAAATCAACTCTCGGCGAAGTGTCTTTTGTCGCCCTCGGTGCTGACGACAACACCGAGGCTCGCGTCGCTGCCGGTCAAGTCGATGGTGATGACGAGAGCATCGAAACCGAAGACCAATCCGAAACCACCGACGGTCTCGAACCGGTCAATGCGAGTCTGAACATGGGAACGAAGCCGCAAATCAAAACCGAACCCAAGTCCGCCGTTGACCAAATGCGAGCCGAAGCCGCCGCCGAGTCTCGCCGCATCGCCGGCATCCGAAAGATTTGTGACGGCAACCACCCGACCATCGAAGCCGATGCGATTGAGCATGGTTGGTCCACCACGAAAACGGAACTCGCCGTGCTGCGAAGCGAACGACCGAAAACACCGGAGCCGAACCAAAATACGCCGCGATACACGCGCGAAGTGCTCGAAGCCGCCGCGTGTCTGTCAGTCGGCATTGACGAAAAACAACTGCTGGCCGGCTACGGCGAACGCACACTCGACGCCGCCCACCCGCTGCGTCACATCGGTCTGCGTGAACTCGTTGCCGAGTGTGCCCGCATGGAAGGCATCGAAGTGCCCCGCGTGTTCGGCGATGGCACCGCGACGATCCGAGCCGGTTTCAGTTCCATGAGTCTTCCCAGCATCATGGAAAACGTCATGAACAAGACGTTGCTGGCAGCCTACGAAAATACGCCGATCGCCGCGTTCGATCTCTGCAGCGTCGGCACCGTGACCGACTTCAAGGAGGTCGCCCGCTATCGTTTGCTTGGCACCGGCGGCTTTGAGCAAGTCGCTCCGGATGGCGAGTTGAAACACGGAAAACTGTCGGAACAGAAGTACTCAAACAAGGCAGACACGTACGGCCAAATCTTGACGCTGACTCGTCACGACATCATCAACGATGATTTATCCGCGTTCATGGACATCCCGCGGCAAATGGGACGGTCCGGAGCCGAATCCATCGACGACTTGTTTTTCACGTTGCTGCTGAAGAACGCCGGCTTCTTCTCCTCGGCCAACGCCAACTTCCTGCAAGGCGCGGACACCAAGTTCGGTCCCGACGCGTTGACCGTCGCCAAGACGACGTTCCGCAAACAGAAAGCTGGTCCTGGCGGCAAAGCCAAAGACCAAAAGCCGATCAACATTCGGCCGGAATACTTGGTCGTGCCGGTCGAGCTTGAAACCGAAGCCGAACTGTTAATGGGCAGTTCGCAGTTGATGATCGACGCTCAAGGGTCACCGACCAAGATCCCGGTCGATAACCCGCACCGAAACAAGTACCGCATCATCTCAACGCCGCACCTGTCGGACAGCTACTACCCCGGAGCCAGTGCATCGGCTTGGTATCTCTTCGCGAACCCGCGAGTGCTGCCCGCGTTCGAGATCGTGTTTCTCAATGGTCGCCGCACACCGATCATCGAGCGAGTCGAGATGCCGCCGAACACACTCGGCATGGGCTTCCGCAGCTACATCGACTTCGGCGTCAACAGCCAAGACCACCGCGCCGCCGTCAAAGTCGCCGGCGAGTAG
- a CDS encoding terminase gpA endonuclease subunit, whose amino-acid sequence MATDLTKLRPSECCRLLNSTPLGTVLNERQLHRHRVEAGNRIGDGRHVDLLRYADWLHEKRHAPKPDPPADPYADLKERARARNAAIAQAGRDIGDLPAIEDPQRKAKAATSFRFFCEAYFGLTFHLSWSPDHLKVIEKIEQAVVRGGLFSLAMARGSGKSSLAEVACIWAVLNGYRDFVCLIGSDEGHACDMLDSIKTELDCNDTLAADYPEVCFPIQALDGIANRANGQLYQGKRTQIGWTAKEIVLPTIAGSPASGAIIKVAGLTGRIRGMKFKRPDGKTVRPSLVVLDDPQTDESARSLSQCANREAILAGAVLGLAGPGKKISGIMPCTVIRPGDMADNILSRDLHPEWNGERTRMVNSFPTNEELWLRYAEIRAEGLRAGDGGAAGTEFYQQNREAMDAGADVSWKERFNHDELSAIQHAMNLKLQDEAAFFAEYQNEPLPEETVGADQLTADQVAAKINNLPRQRVPIAGNHLTAFIDVQGKLLFYVVAAWEDDFTGYVIDYGTYPDQKRNYFTLRDARQTLAGAAEGTGLEGSIYAGLESLTENLLGREWQRDDDAAMKIDRCLIDANWGHSTNVVYQFCRQSQHASVLLPSHGRFVGASSNPFSEYKRRPGDRVGLNWRVPSINGKRSIRHVIYDTNWWKSFTHARLAVAMGDRGCLSIFGDRPDQHRMFAEQVTAEYFVRTEGRGRTVDEWKARPEQPDNHWLDSLVGCAVGASMQGSLLFGIDVPAAPKRKRVSFKEMQRRRRI is encoded by the coding sequence GTGGCAACTGATCTGACCAAACTACGTCCGAGCGAATGCTGCCGGCTACTGAACTCGACGCCGCTCGGAACGGTGCTCAACGAACGCCAACTGCACCGGCACCGTGTCGAAGCCGGCAATCGCATCGGAGACGGCCGACACGTCGACCTGCTTCGATACGCCGATTGGCTTCACGAAAAACGGCATGCACCGAAGCCGGATCCGCCGGCCGATCCCTACGCCGACCTGAAAGAACGAGCCCGCGCTCGAAACGCGGCGATCGCGCAAGCCGGCCGAGACATCGGGGATCTGCCGGCGATCGAGGATCCTCAGCGTAAAGCGAAAGCCGCCACTTCGTTTCGATTCTTTTGCGAAGCATACTTCGGTTTGACGTTCCACCTTTCGTGGTCGCCGGACCACTTGAAAGTGATCGAAAAGATCGAGCAGGCGGTCGTTCGAGGCGGCCTGTTTTCGCTGGCGATGGCACGTGGCAGTGGCAAAAGCTCGCTTGCCGAAGTTGCCTGCATCTGGGCGGTCCTCAACGGCTACCGGGACTTCGTTTGTTTAATCGGTAGCGATGAAGGTCACGCCTGCGACATGCTCGATTCGATCAAGACCGAACTCGACTGCAACGACACGCTCGCTGCCGACTACCCGGAGGTCTGCTTTCCGATCCAAGCCCTCGACGGAATTGCGAACCGAGCCAATGGGCAACTCTATCAAGGCAAACGGACTCAGATTGGTTGGACCGCGAAGGAAATCGTGCTGCCGACGATTGCCGGCAGTCCCGCCAGTGGTGCGATCATCAAAGTCGCCGGCCTGACCGGACGCATCCGAGGGATGAAATTCAAACGGCCGGACGGTAAGACGGTCCGCCCGAGCTTGGTCGTTCTCGATGACCCGCAAACCGACGAATCGGCTCGCTCGCTTTCGCAGTGTGCCAACCGCGAAGCCATCCTCGCCGGCGCGGTGCTGGGTCTCGCCGGTCCGGGCAAAAAGATCTCCGGAATCATGCCTTGCACGGTGATTCGCCCCGGCGACATGGCTGACAACATTCTCAGCCGCGACCTTCATCCGGAGTGGAATGGCGAAAGGACGCGGATGGTCAATTCGTTTCCGACCAACGAGGAGTTGTGGCTTCGCTATGCCGAGATCCGGGCCGAGGGTTTACGGGCCGGCGATGGAGGTGCGGCCGGCACCGAGTTCTATCAGCAGAACCGCGAAGCGATGGATGCCGGCGCGGACGTTTCGTGGAAAGAGCGTTTTAACCACGACGAGTTGTCCGCCATCCAGCACGCGATGAATCTTAAGCTTCAAGACGAAGCCGCGTTCTTCGCCGAATACCAAAACGAACCGCTGCCGGAGGAAACGGTCGGTGCCGATCAACTGACCGCCGACCAAGTCGCCGCGAAAATCAACAACCTGCCAAGGCAGCGAGTGCCGATCGCCGGCAACCACCTTACCGCGTTCATTGATGTTCAAGGCAAATTGCTGTTCTACGTTGTCGCTGCGTGGGAAGACGACTTCACCGGATACGTTATCGACTACGGAACCTATCCCGACCAAAAGCGAAACTACTTCACGCTCCGGGATGCCCGTCAAACGTTGGCCGGCGCGGCCGAAGGCACCGGACTCGAAGGCAGCATCTACGCCGGCCTTGAATCGCTGACCGAAAACCTGCTCGGCCGCGAATGGCAACGCGACGATGACGCGGCGATGAAGATCGACCGCTGTTTGATCGACGCGAACTGGGGTCATTCGACTAACGTCGTCTACCAATTCTGTCGGCAAAGCCAACACGCATCAGTTCTGCTGCCGTCGCACGGACGGTTTGTTGGTGCGTCTTCGAATCCTTTCAGCGAATACAAACGAAGACCGGGCGATCGCGTCGGCCTCAATTGGCGTGTCCCGTCCATCAATGGCAAACGTTCGATCCGCCATGTCATCTACGACACCAACTGGTGGAAGTCTTTTACTCACGCTCGACTTGCTGTCGCGATGGGCGACCGCGGATGCCTTTCCATCTTTGGCGATCGGCCAGATCAGCACCGCATGTTTGCTGAACAAGTCACTGCGGAGTACTTCGTGCGCACTGAGGGGCGCGGCCGGACGGTGGACGAATGGAAAGCCCGCCCGGAGCAACCTGACAATCACTGGTTGGACAGTTTGGTCGGTTGTGCGGTCGGTGCTTCGATGCAGGGATCGCTTCTTTTTGGAATCGATGTTCCGGCGGCACCAAAGCGAAAGCGAGTGAGCTTCAAAGAGATGCAGAGACGCCGGCGAATCTGA
- a CDS encoding amidoligase family protein, which translates to MHANDIAFGIELETTMPATDTTPIGGYHNGLPVAWLPAGWKAERDSSIRTLAPGRKGCEFVSPILRGYEGLQNVMTAVDAIAARGGRVNHSTGIHITVTFNGDAAALSRLISLIGNHERAIYASTGTRRREQDRWAKRIKDYGDKDAAKRRCESDRYHLLNLTHLARGRNRIEIRAFAGSLNKEKIAGYIQMVLGLVELAMTSKRCSGWDYAKKPGTKSCWDRPGAGEGETELNRLFYRLGWTKGWYKGDLRNKRFGELTAADQICDWKPVKTKLLAMARKYDRAS; encoded by the coding sequence ATGCACGCCAACGACATCGCTTTCGGCATCGAACTCGAAACCACCATGCCCGCTACCGACACGACGCCAATCGGCGGCTACCACAACGGATTGCCGGTCGCTTGGCTGCCGGCCGGGTGGAAGGCCGAACGCGATAGCAGCATTCGAACGCTTGCACCGGGCCGGAAAGGTTGCGAGTTTGTCTCGCCGATCCTTCGCGGCTACGAAGGACTGCAAAACGTGATGACCGCGGTCGACGCGATCGCGGCACGCGGCGGGCGGGTCAACCACTCAACCGGCATTCACATCACGGTCACCTTCAACGGCGACGCCGCCGCGCTCTCTCGACTCATTTCGCTGATCGGCAACCACGAACGGGCTATCTACGCTTCAACCGGAACACGCCGCCGCGAACAAGACCGCTGGGCCAAACGCATCAAGGACTATGGCGACAAAGACGCGGCTAAACGACGCTGCGAATCGGACCGCTACCACCTTTTGAACCTGACGCACCTCGCCCGCGGGCGGAACCGAATCGAGATCCGGGCTTTTGCCGGCAGCCTCAACAAAGAGAAGATCGCCGGCTACATCCAGATGGTTCTCGGCTTGGTAGAGCTGGCCATGACCAGCAAACGCTGCTCGGGTTGGGACTACGCCAAGAAGCCCGGAACGAAATCTTGCTGGGACCGGCCGGGTGCCGGCGAAGGCGAAACGGAACTCAACCGGCTTTTCTACCGACTCGGTTGGACGAAGGGTTGGTACAAGGGCGACCTTCGAAACAAACGCTTCGGCGAACTGACCGCCGCCGACCAAATCTGCGATTGGAAGCCGGTCAAAACAAAACTTCTCGCCATGGCCCGCAAGTACGACCGGGCATCCTGA